CTGTGAATTTATCTGGGTGGGGATTTGTTAGATTGAGGACAGCATTCTGAAAGTGAATGATAACAGAATTTGTGTATTTCTGCCCTTAGCCAATGCCACTCAAGCATGTTCAAGCTTGTTCTATTTTAGAACAGGAATAGAACAGGAATGATGGCACTTTAAGTAGGATATCTACAGTGTGTTTCCTTGGTTTCTGATTTGGTTTTGATGTCTGTGCATCTGATTTCAGGCACATTGGAGAAGTAATTAAATTTATTATCATTGATCACTTCAGAAAAGATACGGCTCTATAAATTTCATATTTCCCATTTACAAGTGCTGTAGATCGTTGGGTCTGCTGTCGATTAAGGAAAAGCACGCCAAACATTTTCCTCTCAGCGTTCCAGTGTTTTCTTAAGACTGAAAATGTCACGTTTTCTGATGAAATACTACATTAATTTTACAAACAGGCCGTTTGAATTCACGCTGAGAACATTTGCATGACTCATTCATCCTTTAACTGAACAACAcatcactgctgtttgtttgtcaaCTTAAAAACCATCAGTTTTCCCAAGTGACAAGTTAAAagaaatgttgaaaacatttccatgcatatgatttttttttttttttgctccacttttcacaaaagaaaaacatcactgTTGTTCTTGTTTATTGGGGACTTGATTGGGAACAAAGACCATGATTCATGCAGTGGAATAACAGTGTGAGGCTCTGTCACTTTTTGTGCCAGGCGTGGAGCTCAAAGGTTGAGCAgtaaacagagagggagaaaaaaagcaatcttATATTCAGAGGTAATGTGTATCAGCTGTAGACTGTACCAGGGACCCCATCAGCGTGGCACACACTCAGCTCTGACTCTGTAAATTCCGCAGGGAGTGGGCGTATTGACTGCCTTTTGACAATGACAAACTACTACTTCTTTGCTGTATAAGCCTAGGACCTATCCAAAGACCACTAATGGAGTTACAGGGTAATTATCCTGAGTTCTGTAAGATATACAATTGCCctgtctgcttctctctctctctctctctctctatctctctctctctctctctcgatctctctctctctctctcgatctctctctctctctctctctcgatctctctctctctctctctctcacacgcacacacacacacacacacacacacacacacacaaacacacgcacgcacgcacgcacgcacaaacaaaTAAGAATCAGATCAAGACTTTAAATGAGAGACACAGTTGTTAAAAAATTGATAGAGGCCACAGTGGCACCAGAGAGGACAGCTAGTGCAGACAAATTTGTCAGACATTTTTAGCCACACAATGTATCTATGTTTACATCATTTGTGGAAAGGGCTAAGCATTTCATATAACTTCCAGTTTTGTCCCTTATCTTACATTCAACACGTAACACACCTTCTGTATAAATAGGAATATCATTTGAATCCATGAAAATGtactaataataaaatggcAGCCTTCATAGTTTATAGCGTTGAGAACACCATGTGCACATCAAGTATTCctctatttaaaatgttttaattgatataaatatgtcatttatGCATACTGAAAAGGAATAATGACCTCATTTTAAAGCGATATGACTGAGTGCAAGTCTATGGTCTATGAGGGTTTTGTAGTATGGCATGCACAGACGTGGGCTGCTACATGGCTGGCCCAGTGATGTCATGACTCCTGGCAGCACCAAATAAAATCGCATGAGTtgagacacagacagccagTGCACTGATTTCAGATGCAGTGCAGCCTATCAGGGCTCTTTGTGACTTCTACAGCTTTTCCATCTCCGCTTCACAGTGGCCACAGCACAAGGGTCTTACTTAAACTTAATCAAATGAAACGACTAACTGATCTAATGAATTCCTGGGTGGAATGAAACCCCAGCATCCTACAGCCCCTGAGGATTGTTGAAAATGATAAGAATCCTCTTTGATTGGTACTTGTGTGGAGACAGAGTTACAACACTTTGTACTTCCTTAGGTGCCTGTAACATTGGTTCACCCAGCTTCCAGGGGGATTTCTGTTAGTTCTGAGGTAAAACTGTGGAGACCTGGGTTTGATTCCAAAAGTGCTAAATTGTATCCTTAATTCCACAGGAGGTGTAGGAGGGGAGACAGATTTTCTCCTCCATAGAGCATGCATTGATGTATTCTCATCCAGAAGAGTTTTTCAAGGATGCGTGACATTAGCCTCCACAGGTATCATGTTTCACACAttccattcattaaaaacacatctgtccTGCAGAAGGAGGGGCTTCCTGCTCAACATCATATGGAATTGACAATCTTTAACTGAATGAGAACATCCCATTTCCCTCACTGTCAGtcacctcctcctttctcctcgATGTGTTTCACAGAGGAATTGAGGAAGAGACACAACGAAGAGGTTAATTTCTAAAGTAAAGGCAAATGCCCTTGGTTCAATAAAGATTGCAACTCTTCTGCAACACAGTCTTTGTGTAATTTTCTAAAATAATACCACCCTTCACTGTATTTTACCTCACATACtaaacacattaatattcaCAGCATGCCAGGGGACAGGTAAGtctggttgtatgtggaaaAGGCTGTGCAGAACCTGGGCCTGTTGGGTGTTATGTCCCCACCATGGGTGCTCTTCGTGTCAGGGCGACTCCGTCCTGGTTACTCAGCATTTCCCTCATCTACCTGTACAGCAGTTCTCTGAAACTCAACAGCACCCTGTGCAGGTCATAGCCTATGGATACACCATAGCGGAATGTCAGTTACTCCGGCGTGTTTTAAGTCAGATAATCAAGCCTTTAACTTGTGTCATACTCAAAATTGTATCTATGtgtgttgtcattttaaaacagagaaCGTAGCAGCAGTGTTGGGGATTGCTGTTAATAAGCTCCTTTGTGGTTAGTGGTACAGAAGGAACAGTATCCCATGTATGTACAAAACCTGCACTGAAGCAGACATTTATATGGTGTGTTTCCGGTTATCAACACTGTTAGGAACAAATGTAGCACATCTTACTGTCATTCTGTACAGACATaagatttatttatgtaatttttgaGTTTCAGTTATTCAAACTGTGCTTCAGTTTCCCTGCAAAACCAATAacacagtgccccctgctgacaCTTGCTGAAGTTGCAACTCCAAGTTCTGTTCTTATAAGAGTTCCGATCACAAGAGCTGAGAAGAGCGGGGTTTTCTCTAATACactttaaatatatgtaatttgtCCATGATTTGATTTTCAACCTGACGTACATGAGGTTGCATGCAACTGTGTTAAGGATGTTTAGTACCACATTCAGTACTACTGCGTCGGCCACTCAACTTCGGATGGATTGTGGACGCATTGATGGAGGTATATAGAATTAGAATACGTCAACTGTAGTTGTTCGTTGCAAATAGGTTTTGTTGCACAGCTAATATGAAATCATACACTATagtaaaatgcagaaattacGATCAATCCAATGATAAAACACTAATACCGGGGAAAGTGCTGACTACAGACTGAACTTACGCACCTTCATAACCGATGATCCAGGCTTATGAATGGAACAGTTGCAAGTGAATGTTGTGGTCAATCCCCAGCTTGCCCTCCACATACCGCCCCAATAACAATAACAGCCCGGCGCGATATTGCATGCTGTGTCGCGTGTCAGCATCGACAGTGCACTTGTCCTCTGGGGTGGCAATTTTTTATTCTCTTGATAGTTACATTGCTTTTAATGGCCTGTGAGTTATTACATTCCATGAATGACAGTTTCGCAcgtaaaaaaatgtttattcagaattttaaaaatccacgTTCAAATGCGAGAAATTTTACGGCTTGACATGATCTACAGGACGTCAGACATGATCTAACTAGCCTACGTCAAATACGTAAGACGGTCCCATGGCGCCTACTTCGCTTAGTTAAGCAGAATTTCTCGACGCAGTCCTTCCGTAAAGCCCCTCCTGTGAGATCAGTCCCGAAAATGAAAGTCGACTATCGACGTTAGCTGTCTAGCTTCTGACAGCAAATGAGACATGAATGGAATATGTAGCCCTACGTTTCTGTTGCTTTTACGGGTTGCAACCGTGTACACAGGTAAAGCATTTAGCTTGCGAGCTGTCTTGCTTTGCTTTCTTGTTGTAAGCGAACCAGCTGACAGTCAGAAGATTACGTACCGTTTTAGCCCTGTCTTCGTTAGTGCTACATCCAGGAGCTACAAGGATATATGTTTATGTGGGCTAACAATGACTGACGTCTACAGGTCCTTGGAAAGTGAAGAATTTAACATAGATCGCTTCCCTAATTTAGGGAGTGAATTGGGGCGACCGCATCCTCAAAGCGGGTTAAGCAATCGGAGGATGTCGCTGGGGCTTAGTTTGCATGTGAAAGGTAGCAACGGCATTTCTATCTGTCTCCTATCTGCATGGGCACACAAATGTGCAGTCGTGcccatgcagaaaaacaaaacatacattgtGAATGTATACTTTAGAGAATACATTTTAGCTCAATCATTTTATTATAAGTTACTTGTTGTCATAGGTGTATTGCAGTATATTCCTGTTTggtattaatatattttcattatatttgtatattcttgggctgaacaagATATTTCTCAGTATAGCCTACTGTAATATATTTCATAGTCATATGAGTAATGCCCAAGATTTTTTTGGTCGAACTACCAAACTGATGAAGTTCGGTTTGCAACGAGACTAATATGAATGAGTCGTTTGCGTCTTGGTTGAGTGCATGCGTGGGTATATTCcagaatgaaaactgaattctGAATAGGAAttaaactattattattattgtttatggGGCATGGGTGTGGGCATGGGCATGAGTGGGGCATTACTTTTACCAGGTGGGAAGAATGCCCAGTGCCACTATATACATACCAAAAACCACATTAAAGGCACTTGATAAGTGTTCTAAGGTCTCTGATATAAGCAGGGACCAAGCCATTAGTCTTAGCTACTGAAGTTGACTACAAGGTATAGTACCAGCTCGTACACAAGCATCCCCATTGTAATGGTATGATCTCTCATCCTGTCCCCAACCCACAGGATCACACTCTCTTTGGGTACTGGCAACATTCATTCACGGACAGACGCAGTTTCCAGAATTCAGCGCGGTTTTGATGCTGGATGATGTTCAGGTGCAATACTACGACAGCATCAATAAGGTTGTCTCTCGAAGACAGCAGAGCTGGGAGGATGAAGGGGACGATGTCGACGCGCGTCTGGACCATCACAGTATCATGGTAGATCTGTACCACAGCATGAAAAGGAGATCACAGCTTTTAAAGCTTCGCTTCAATTACACTGAAGGTGGGTCTAACACAGGggtgcagcagtgtgatgttAAGCAAGTCAGGCCTTCTACAGCCACACTTATGTTCACaagaaaatcaataaacaatCTACATTTCAGATCATTCTACCAATTTATCGCACAGTAATACTGGTTGAAATTATGACACTTAATGCAGGATGTAAACTCAGTCTGGGCAGTCACACATTAGCCATATTTATGAAAATTTCAGCGTCTTGCTATGGCCatattgagagagaaagacatgaaAAGCATAGAAACACAGCTTGAGAGCAGCCAACAGTCTGAAATTACAGTAGATTTCCTTACCTTTATAGTGTAAattctttgaaatgaatgtgaggAATGAATAATTTGGTTGAAAGGTGTTGATGACAGTGCATTAAAGTAAACCAGTTAGCATTTTGAGTGATACGTGTAAagttgttcatttgaaagaaatcaTAAAATTTGATGTGAACTTTGTGGTTATGGTTTGACAGCAATTGGTCATGccagttttgcatgttttaaaggAGTGCAGCcgttgtttgcattttgtttgtaatattttatgttatgatACTATGTTATAATTATAACattgcatttcttcattttaatgatcAAGACTGGAAGGAACAAATATGTGTTATGTTTCTCTTGGCTGCTGgggtttctctctttctctttgtattTGTGATGCAGGAGTTCATGTATACCAGAGAATGTCAGGATGTGAGCTGAACGATGGAAATCCAAGTCCGATTATGGAGTGGAGTGCTTTCGATGGAACAGAAACCGCGCGTTACTACAAGCTCAATTACTCATTAAATCCACTATGGCCTGAGCTTATGTGGAGCGAACTGAAGTTTGCAgcttatacatatatttatcaACCTTTCTGCATCAAAACATTGAAGCAGCACCtgatgaaagaaaagaatattTTGATGAGGAAAGGTACAGGGAGTAACACATTCTTTCACAAACATCTGACTGCAGAGTGCTGTCCTTATAATGTGACATGCCGTTTAATGTGGAATTTGCTGTTTTCATAATGGCAGGCAGGACCAGAATGGGCCTTGACTAATGCTCATTAACACTGTTGTACAAGGAAATAAGTAGTTATTCATGCTGAAAATATGTTCtgcttttaataaaattattaacaGAGCTATTGTGTGCATGTTGATCAAGCTGAGTTGAACTGTGTGATGatgtttgtgacatcataacAAAAATGAGCTTGGCTGTAGTTTTACTGTACATCAAAGATGTTGTGGAGCTTTGATGAAAAGGAATGATGTATATTTCCCTTCCATGTGGAGAatctaaatgtaatgtttggcTGGTTAAAGTGATGGAGTGACATATTTCCCCCTCTGCAGAGCGTCCCAGAGTCAGACTGATccagaagacagacagagacactggagGGGTGAAGGTGAGCTGTTTGGCCACTGGCTTCTATCCCCGACACATCAACCTGACCATGCTGAGAGAtggccagccaatcacagagcaggagcTGACAGTGGGGGAGGTGCTGCCCAATGGAGACGGGACGTACCAGTTGAGGAGGAGCCTGAGTGTCAGTGaagaggagctgagagagaaacaccacTACACCTGCACTGTCACACACCTGAGTCTGGACAACAAGCTGGACGTCAGCTGGGGTAATGCAGATATACGCTTTGTAAGAGGCTACAGTGGGGAGAgattggggaggagggggaaatgCACATTTTGGTATTTCTACAGAGACTGGTACATTTtctaaagaaagaaaaaactagTCCAGGCAGCAGTCAGGCCACCTAAAAACTTTCTCTTACCTTATAGAATTGCTGTTAGCAGACTAGTAGGGGGCAGTCATCCCCTTGCACCAGACAGGTAACCAGTGCTCCaatgcagtgatggggacactgttcTATAGAATTGGCCATATGAATGTAGTCAATTAGTCAGTGTTGGttttcctgtgtcctgtgtcagTATCTGCACTAAGTTCAGATGACTATCCCGTGATGATACGCAATGTTGTTTTACAGAAGCAGGAGATGGTCCAGGTGATGTGTTTATCTCTGTGGTTATAGTCCTGGTCCTGGCTGTGGTTCTGAGCCCATTCATCACTGCCTTCATTGTCTATAAGAGAAGGCATAGAGGTGAGAGTGTGACAGTATTTACATGAACTTTATAAGTGTGAACGTTGAAATTGACTGCTCTCTATTGACTATATTGTGTCCTTACAACCTAGGCTCCCAGACTTCCCTTCAGCCAGTGTATACAGCAGCTCAAAGTGAGTGTGCAAATGTTATGCTGTGTGAAAAGTTTACTCTGTACTTTACTACTGTCTCGTGTATTGTTGAAGATATGtcaccaacattttttttcccattttaggGGCTGAGGACAGCACCACAGCTTCACACTCCACTTAGAGAATCCTTGGTTTAGTCCCTATCACTCCCTCCAGGAAATACGTGACACCATGGTTCTTCTGTTACTGATGGATTTATTCATCTTAACTGCACTTCAGTCAACATCACCGTCATCAAATCCACCGTCGAACTGTTCAAATACATGACAATGTACAGAATAAGCACGCAttcatatcacacacacacacacacacactgttgaaACCTAACCATAAATATGCACGACGAAACCTAAAACACGTAAAAAAACATACCTCGCCTGCTGCACACAACCAAGAGGGAATGAGTCCACTTGAACAAACATGAAATCTTCAAAATGGGCAATGCAATATCACTTTTAAACTCTTAAACTTTTAAGCAGAGTATAAAAACTTCTCCTGCTTCACGTTTCTTCTTGGAGGAGATTGCAACAATTAAATGTGTCCCTGCACAACACAGAAGGTGAACCTACTTCCTGTGTAGTGTTAATACAAAACGAGTCAATGTTCATGAAAATAAGTTACATAAATAGtatatgtaaacaaaacatatcaaataatgacataaataatatttatggcAGTTAAAGTCCCCTTGTTGATTTCAATTACAGTCTCTAGTTTTCAGGGTCCACTTGAAACAACGAGTAATAAATCAAGAATTAAATTATCAGTGAATTAAAGTGGACGGAATCTACACTTACatttcagattgcagtagaTCAGGCAGTCTAGCATGATCTCTACCTCAGTAGTGTAATGGATTCCAAATTCAGTGAAGTCCAGTTCATAGACTTGCAACAAATGAGTAACAATCAAGTATTAAATAATCAGCAAATGAAAGCTGACTGAACCTGCAGTTGCAATATAGTATTGCGTATTAAATCAGTTACAAATTCAGTTTGTAATGGACCTAACAGCTGAGCATGACCTCCACCTGAAATGGCATAATTAAGTCCAATTTTAGTCCAGATCACAACCACTGGTCCTTGTGGAGGGTAAAGTATATCAATACAGTGACCCCTATCCCTCTAGCCTAAATTACAATATTGGTGGGAAGAAATCTATGCTTTTTTATGTCAGTACCTTTTACATGTCATAGCCTTTCCAAGTTATACAGAGGCATGTCAGCAATAGaacaaatatgaacattttgtggggactgaataaatattgatatattCTTAGCACCAACATGAAGCCTGACATCATCCATTAGACTGTCATGTACCCATTTTTGAGGAGCAAACCGTGTTAGCATTATAGTCCCTATGTGTTTATCtaatatgaaaacatgtttttaattctGCTGTATCCTTCAATATGTTcttaaaaatacttttcaagCTATGTTACAGTAGCAGAGCTATTTCTGTTTGCACATGAAAAGCTCTATACACTATTTGAGTACATATTggttaaaatattaattcaaagGGCTCATGTTTGGCTACAATCATTGTTTTGATAGATTAATGTTGGCAATTCCTTAGAGAGATGGCTTTTGTGATGAAATGTATATGTGAATAAATTCTGAATTACGGGTGGGAATAATAACACTTTATCAAAGACAGTatgcaaaaatgtttacattgttGCTGTAGCATCATCTATGCTTTTACAgatacaaggaatttgactctggttccaatgtctctcataGTGCATTCATACAATGATTTTCAAGGTGACTTTTAACTAATACCAACCAACAGTAGtggtacaacaaacaaaaagagtaGTTGTTGGATGGAATGAATATggtatacaaaaataaatatgaacagatactgtacaatatgttaacagctactgcacaataagttaaagtgagtgcaggctgtgggtctgtgttATATGCAGCCATTGCACAATGAGCATGAGATaaagtgtacctgagtgcaggctgtggtTCTACAGCAGGATCACTTTTTCACTCAAGTCTCTAAGTCAAgaagtttttaatttttcacaaaCTCTGTCTGAATGTTACTGTGTGGATGGAAGTGTTCTGACATTACAATTAATACTTTGGGAGCAATTTGTACGTGTTGTATGTCTAGTTGTTTTGGCATGTCACTGTGCCATTACACTAGGTGGCAGTAATATGTGAGGTGGTATGTTCGTGTTTGAATAGGCAGCTCTAGAAAGTCAGGTGTGCTTTGGTATAGGGAACAGTTTCTTGGTCGTTGCAAGATGACCATGCCTAGAGCGTGCAAAGTGTGGTAGTACGATCACCTATGtctacacagacacagcaaaatTGCAGCATTAAGAAACTCTATTTTGTGCGGAAGTAGGACATATGTTTTTACACATAGATGCCACGGACTCTAATACAGGTGTACGCCTTCGTCAAATGTGCCATCTAGCGGAGACAACGTGCTTATCCAACAGTTCCCTTGATCACGAAAAATGAAAGTGATCGGTTAGTCGAAGAAAGTCAGGGTGAAGAAAATACGGTAGCCAGTTGTCTTTTGACAGCAAAGGGATTATGAAAGAACTGGGGacgtttttattgtttttgcagGCGACAGCTGTTCACACAGGTAAAGCACTTAATGTTTGGTAGCGAGCAACTTTCCTATAGAAATAATacctttaaaaagtaaaataataccTTTCCTCTAAATAATGGATGTATTCCCATGTGCATATAGTAAAGTGAATCAGAGGTCCGATCAGCTGCGTGCTTGTTTTTGCCTGTAGGTTAGATgttatggtttgttatgttCGATcgatacatttttaaaaacacgtTCTCTTCAGAAAAACATACTCAAATTACAAGACATAATTTAGGAAACATAGAATATGTGCTGTTCAATAGTGTTTGTTCAATTTGTGCCTAGTAGTCTAATGACCAGATTGTGTAGTGTGActaagtttatttttttatgatatcAATGGCTTCTCTATTGGTACAAGCGTTTATACTGACATACATATACGAAACAATAGGTTTATAGCCTAGATTTCAGTAAGCCATTttgtgtgcagaaaaaaatgcgTGGGTATGCAGATTATTTACATCAGATGGGCAGGATGCCCCGTACAGGTTATAACCACTAGTCCTTGTGGAGGGTAAAGTACGCCACATTGATTTCCACCGCTCCTTCTGGACTGAAGTACAATATTAACTTGAAGAAATCTATGCCTTAGTTATGTTAGTGCCCTTTCCCAATCATACTGAGGTATGTCggcaatagaaaaaaatatgaacatttgtATAGACTTAATAGACATTAATAGATATGTAACACCAACGTTTTACGTATGTAATACGTAACACCAACACGAAGCCTGACATTAGGCTATCATTGGGCATTTTTGAGGAGCGTACATGGGCAGAATGCCCGGTCCTTGCCTCCTTACTCCTGCCTGCACTGCAAAGTTTCGGTCAACAAGACACCCTTAACGTATTTCTTTCGTCCAGGTTTTATTTGCTGACAAAATGATTGAAACAAGACCAGACAAATGGCAGTCTGTGCAGGCTTCTTCATCTCTCCAGCATATGCCAAATCGCCTATGACATGTAGCAATTTGTACGTAGGaaataatattataaaatatctTTTACTTACAAGAAATTACCCCATGCATGTGATCGTATAAATTTCAATGTACTATCATGAATAGCAGCTATGCTAACGAGCTAACTAGTTTAAACCTCGTGGCACAGAACATGCTATGTAGGCctatgtataaaatgaaaattggcAATTGTAAACAATATTTCATAACACATATATTACACTTAATTTGGGACACCCAAGGAATACTTTTGGTGAAAGTCATCACTGAACTTTACAGTACTGTattacctttttttaaacaccgTTACACCAACCAACATTTCCAGCTGCTGCTAGGTTTTCCACTGAGTATCTTGATTTAATCACTAAGTGGTCAGCCTTAGCTATTAATGAAGACAACAGCAACTGATCTAACaattactcatattttgttCCCCAACTCGCAGGTTCACACTCACTCTGGGTACTGGCAACATTAatagatggacagacagagTTTCCGGAATTCAGTGCAGTTTTTATGGTGGATGATGTTCAGGTGCAGTACTATGACAGCAGTATCAAGAAGGTCGTCTCTCGCACACAGCAGTACTCAAATGATGGCAACGAAGATGTTGCATACGAGGGCACTTACATGGTAATAGAAGACATTTATGATGGCATGAAAAGCAGAATGCTTCTTTTAAAGGTACTCTCTAATCACTCTGAAGGTGAGTCCAGTGCAAAGGGAAGATTTTTGATGTTCtgtaatttgacatttaaagCACCAGCTTGGCACAAGGCTTTGTTGTGCTTTCATTCAAAATACAGTTTCTCCACAGTGGTCATTTGTGACACATTTCAGTCAACGAAATTGATCATGAATTCAATTTAGCCATTTTAAAGCCTTGTCCCAggtgacattattatttttgtttttgtcctttgtCTTTGTGATGCAGGACTTCATGTTTACCAGAAAATGGCAGGATTTGAGCTGAATGATGGAAATCCAAGTCCAGTCATATCGTGGCATGCTTATAATGGAATGGAAGTATTAAAATAC
This portion of the Megalops cyprinoides isolate fMegCyp1 chromosome 7, fMegCyp1.pri, whole genome shotgun sequence genome encodes:
- the LOC118780985 gene encoding major histocompatibility complex class I-related gene protein-like produces the protein MNGICSPTFLLLLRVATVYTGSHSLWVLATFIHGQTQFPEFSAVLMLDDVQVQYYDSINKVVSRRQQSWEDEGDDVDARLDHHSIMVDLYHSMKRRSQLLKLRFNYTEGVHVYQRMSGCELNDGNPSPIMEWSAFDGTETARYYKLNYSLNPLWPELMWSELKFAAYTYIYQPFCIKTLKQHLMKEKNILMRKERPRVRLIQKTDRDTGGVKVSCLATGFYPRHINLTMLRDGQPITEQELTVGEVLPNGDGTYQLRRSLSVSEEELREKHHYTCTVTHLSLDNKLDVSWEAGDGPGDVFISVVIVLVLAVVLSPFITAFIVYKRRHRGSQTSLQPVYTAAQRAEDSTTASHST